Proteins encoded within one genomic window of Chiloscyllium punctatum isolate Juve2018m chromosome 7, sChiPun1.3, whole genome shotgun sequence:
- the cryz gene encoding quinone oxidoreductase isoform X5 — protein sequence MMWQELWNKWDNLSANLRAHVKAGETVLIHGASGGVGIAACQIARAYGLKVLGTAGTQEGLSLVQKNGAHKTFNHRETGYIDKIKDYTDGQGVDVIIEMLSNVNLSNDLQLLAAGGRVTIVGCRGSIEINPRDTMAKESSIIGVAFGTITEEDRLESAAAFFAGMEMGWLKPVVGPEYTLEKVAQAHEDIIKGPGTMGKMILTM from the exons AGCCCATGTGAAGGCTGGAGAAACTGTTCTCATTCATGGAGCAAGTGGAGGG GTTGGGATAGCAGCGTGCCAGATTGCCAGAGCCTACGGCCTGAAGGTTCTTGGGACAGCTGGGACTCAGGAAGGACTCAGTCTGGTTCAAAAGAATGGAGCTCACAAGACTTTCAACCACAGGGAGACTGGCTACATTGATAAGATCAAG GATTATACTGATGGTCAAGGAGTAGATGTGATCATTGAAATGTTGTCCAATGTGAATCTGAGCAATGATCTTCAACTGCTTGCAGCTGGTGGGCGAGTGACT ATTGTAGGCTGCAGAGGTAGCATTGAGATAAACCCCAGGGATACAATGGCTAAGGAGTCCAGCATCATTGGGGTTGCATTCGGTACAATAACTGAG GAAGATCGCCTGGAGTCGGCGGCTGCATTCTTTGCAGGAATGGAGATGGGCTGGCTGAAGCCAGTGGTGGGACCTGAATACACCCTGGAGAAAGTGGCTCAGGCTCATGAGGACATCATTAAGGGGCCTGGAACAATGGGCAAGATGATTCTTACAATGTAA